The following DNA comes from Pseudomonas marginalis.
GGCCAAGGACAAAGCCGAGTAATCTCAGGCTGTAGGCGATAAAAAATGTGGGGGGGGCTTGCCCCCGATGACGGTGGGTCAGCTAGAGGTAAGCTGACTGAAACACCGCTATCGGGGCAAGCCCCCCTCCCACAGTTGTTTGTGGTGTCAGTGAGATTTAACGCGGTTCGATATGCGCGATCATCAATTGCACGGTTTCATTGCCACGAAACTCGTTCACATCCAGCTTGTAGGCCAACTCCACCCAACGCACGGTCGGGTTCGGCCAGACTTCCCGGTCGACGCCGAAGGCAATGCCATCGAGCTTCACCGACCCGCATTCGCTCTTGAGCACCACTTTCAGGTGCCGCTCCCCTACTACCCGCTGCTCGACCAGTTGGAACACGCCATGGAACAACGGCTCGGGAAAGTGCTGCCCCCACGGCCCGGCGTGGCGCAATGCGCGCGCCAGTTCCAGGTGAAACTCTTCCACCGCCAGGGTGCCATCGGACAGCAGGCGCCCGGTGAGGTCTTCTTCGCGCAGCTGCCGACGCACTTCGGCGTCAAAGGCCTCGGCAAACAGTGGGAAGTTTTCCTCGGGCAAGGTCAACCCCGCCGCCATGGCGTGGCCGCCATATTTGCTGATCAGGTTGGGGTGCTGGCTCGCGACCACCGCCAGGGCATCGCGGATGTGGAAGCCTTGCACAGAGCGCCCTGAGCCCTTGAGCAGCCCATCGCCTGCATCGGCGAAGGCAATGGTGGGGCGGAAGTACCGCTCCTTCATGCGCGACGCAAGAATGCCGATCACACCTTGGTGCCAGTCCGGATCAAACAGGCACAAGCCGTAGGGCATTGAGTCCACCGGCAAGTCCTTGAGCTGAGCCAGGGCTTCGCGCTGCATGCCCTGCTCGATGGATTTGCGGTCCTGGTTCATGCCGTCCAGTTGTGCGGCCATTTCCCGTGCCGCGGCGAAATCCGTGGTGAGCAGGCATTCGATGCCCAGGCTCATATCGTCCAGGCGCCCGGCGGCGTTCAAGCGTGGCCCGAGGATAAAGCCGAGGTCGGTGGAGGTGATGCGCGCTGCATCCCGCTTGGCCACTTCGAGGATCGCCTTGATCCCCGGCCGTGCGCGACCGGCACGAATACGCTCCAGGCCCTGATGCACGAGGATGCGATTATTGGCGTCCAGGGGAACCACGTCGGCGACGCTGCCCAGGGCGACCAGGTCGAGCAGCTCGCCAATGTTGGGTTGAGGCTTGTTTTCATACCAGCCCAAACTGCGCAAACGCGCGCGCAGGGCCATCAGTACGTAGAAGATCACGCCCACGCCGGCCAGGGCCTTGCTCGGGAACTCACAGCCCGGCTGGTTCGGGTTGACGATGGCATCCGCCGCCGGCAGCTCATCACCAGGCAAGTGGTGATCGGTCACCAATACCTGCAACCCCGCCGCTTTCGCCGCCGCCACGCCTTCGACACTGGAGATGCCATTGTCCACGGTGATCAGCAACTGCGGCTCGCGCTGCAGGGCCACAGCGACGATTTCCGGGGTCAGCCCATAGCCGTATTCGAAGCGGTTGGGCACCAGGTAATCGACATGGGCCGCACCGAGCAAACGCAGGCCCAGGGTACCTACGGTGCTGGCGGTGGCACCATCGGCGTCGAAGTCACCGACGATGAGGATGCGCTGGCGCTGCTCCAATGCCGTCACCAGCAAGTCCACCGCCGCGTCGATGCCCTTGAGCTGCTGATAGGGAATCAACCGCGCCAGGCTCTTGTCCAGCTCGGCCTCGGACTGCACGCCACGAGCGGCGTAGAGACGGGTCAATAGCGGTGGCAATTCACCCAGGAAGGGCAAGACGGCGGGCAACGGGCGGGGATCGATACGCATGGGACGTTGGGGAGTTCTCTGTAGGGGGATTTTAGCTACAAGCTTCAAGCTTCAAGCTTCAAGCTTGAGGCTTGCAGCTCCAATTCAACCGCGTTCGCCGACCAGCCATTGCAGTTGCACTTCGTGCTGGCCACGGTCGTCGGTGACGAAGATCGTGCCTTCACTGATCATCACGTCCCACTTGATCACGCGGGGCATGTCCTTGGCCAGGACCTCCAGAATCTCCTGGGGCACTGCTGCGATGTGTACATTCTTCAGGTTGTTCGCCACCGGCACCACTTTGCCCTCCCAAACGCGCAAGCTGCCGTATGCCAGCAGGCTGGTGCGCTCGGTGCGGCGCGAGCACCAGGTCAGGCGGTCGGCATCCGGCTGGCCGACTTCGATCCAATGCAAAACCCGATCATCCAGGCTTTTTTCCCACAGGGCTGGCTCGTCTACATCTGACAGGCCACGACCGAACGCCAACTGTTCGTTGTAAAAAAGGGCGTAGGCCAGCAGACGCACGGTCATGCGTTCTTCAGTTTCCGAGGGGTGGCGAGCGATGGTCTGCTTGACGCTCTCGTACACCGAACGGTCGAGGTCGGTGAGGTTGAGTTCGAATTTGTAGGTCGTGGACGGCTGGGCCATGAACGGGCTTCTAGAGACAGGGAAAGGCGGCCAGTCTAACCGATGGCGAGGCCATTCAACGAATCCTGCGCTGCATCATCCTTATCCCTGGCCTGCTCGCCTATGTTAAAAGGCTTCACATCACCGTTCTGCGCAGACAAGGATCCCCATGTCGTTTAATGCCAAACCGCTTGCCGGCCTGAAAGTCATCGAACTCGGCACCCTGATCGCCGGGCCCTTCGCCTCACGCATTTGTGCTGAATTCGGTGCCGAGGTGGTCAAGGTCGAATCCCCGGACGGCGGCGACCCGTTGCGCAAATGGCGCAAGCTGTATGAAGGCACCTCGTTATGGTGGTTTGTGCAGGCGCGCAACAAAAAGTCCCTGACGTTGAACCTCAAGCACCCGGACGGGCTGGCGATTCTCAAGCAACTGCTGGCAGACGCCGACATCCTGATCGAAAACTTCCGTCCCGGCGTACTGGAGAAGCTTGGCCTGAGCTGGGAAACCCTGCATGGGCTGAATCCGAAACTGGTGATGGTGCGCCTCTCGGGTTTTGGCCAGACCGGGCCGATGAAAGACCAGCCCGGGTTTGGCGCAGTGGGCGAGTCCATGGGCGGGCTGCGCTATATCACCGGTTTCGAAGATCGCCCGCCGGTGCG
Coding sequences within:
- the recJ gene encoding single-stranded-DNA-specific exonuclease RecJ — encoded protein: MRIDPRPLPAVLPFLGELPPLLTRLYAARGVQSEAELDKSLARLIPYQQLKGIDAAVDLLVTALEQRQRILIVGDFDADGATASTVGTLGLRLLGAAHVDYLVPNRFEYGYGLTPEIVAVALQREPQLLITVDNGISSVEGVAAAKAAGLQVLVTDHHLPGDELPAADAIVNPNQPGCEFPSKALAGVGVIFYVLMALRARLRSLGWYENKPQPNIGELLDLVALGSVADVVPLDANNRILVHQGLERIRAGRARPGIKAILEVAKRDAARITSTDLGFILGPRLNAAGRLDDMSLGIECLLTTDFAAAREMAAQLDGMNQDRKSIEQGMQREALAQLKDLPVDSMPYGLCLFDPDWHQGVIGILASRMKERYFRPTIAFADAGDGLLKGSGRSVQGFHIRDALAVVASQHPNLISKYGGHAMAAGLTLPEENFPLFAEAFDAEVRRQLREEDLTGRLLSDGTLAVEEFHLELARALRHAGPWGQHFPEPLFHGVFQLVEQRVVGERHLKVVLKSECGSVKLDGIAFGVDREVWPNPTVRWVELAYKLDVNEFRGNETVQLMIAHIEPR
- a CDS encoding YaeQ family protein, with amino-acid sequence MAQPSTTYKFELNLTDLDRSVYESVKQTIARHPSETEERMTVRLLAYALFYNEQLAFGRGLSDVDEPALWEKSLDDRVLHWIEVGQPDADRLTWCSRRTERTSLLAYGSLRVWEGKVVPVANNLKNVHIAAVPQEILEVLAKDMPRVIKWDVMISEGTIFVTDDRGQHEVQLQWLVGERG